The following proteins come from a genomic window of Microscilla marina ATCC 23134:
- a CDS encoding PspC family transcriptional regulator gives MQRIQSFFEKQAFGVCTFLGEKMGIAKSSIRLFFIYTSFLTFGSPIIIYLSIAFVMNMRKHFRKGKHPSVWDI, from the coding sequence ATACAGCGAATTCAATCATTTTTTGAGAAACAAGCTTTTGGAGTTTGCACATTTTTAGGAGAAAAGATGGGGATAGCAAAATCAAGCATCCGACTATTCTTTATTTATACCTCCTTTTTAACATTTGGCTCACCCATTATCATTTATCTCTCTATTGCGTTTGTTATGAACATGCGTAAACATTTCCGTAAGGGTAAACATCCTTCTGTTTGGGATATTTAA
- a CDS encoding tetratricopeptide repeat protein, which translates to MKRSLLGLTFLFAIAFVTGCSDPLAEMAKLAEQQQLTVEPNPLELHGSNVGFTLSAKLPVKMMKKGTKYALEVAYASGDATKFVKGKDPADKTNAGTIEFDGDKYAGGTEEPKISKKMNFAYEEKHEQGFVIIYGVASKGKKSKRFGPIGVMSAGSPVVGVATTSRLVKNPVDGISNAAGKSPFAYAQDGWTKESDKTTSYNINFEQGSARVTATTGDNKNTIDLAKAAFKAMASQFENVDNIPEFKANGASSHSPEGRVAINQNLPGQRSSAVGNQMKMMMKAFDYGKKVKKFDFQFDNKTLEATWPEFKTLVQGSSLNDDQKTEVVGIVDGSGGFVEKEKKLQGLAYYNTMMDEIYPKMRYAKMDITVPGTTKSKADMENMLDKIVKGEEPADKLTETEFLYMAANNPNYTNRVKWLEKAVTKYDTWKVNNNLGAAYLDVALLTKDNSYVDKALASFEKAKGKKESGEIYYNMGMAYLMKGDNAKAEESFKKAVEIGAGDNPAMTGLLNGIKGYYAIQQATSRDDGKYKEAYELLASAASTVPNYFNKGLAYLLEANDYEQAKASFNAAAKMNDKDATTFYALAVVAARQGNEGELTQNLKKAVELKSDLKAKALKDAEFFKYKTKASFMDAIK; encoded by the coding sequence ATGAAAAGAAGCTTACTGGGACTTACGTTTCTGTTTGCTATTGCATTTGTAACAGGATGTAGTGATCCTCTTGCAGAAATGGCCAAGTTAGCGGAGCAACAACAACTCACGGTAGAGCCTAACCCTCTTGAATTGCATGGAAGTAATGTAGGATTTACTTTGTCAGCAAAGTTACCCGTAAAAATGATGAAAAAAGGCACTAAGTATGCCTTAGAAGTAGCTTACGCTTCTGGCGATGCTACTAAATTTGTAAAGGGTAAAGATCCTGCAGATAAAACCAATGCTGGAACCATTGAATTTGATGGTGATAAGTATGCTGGTGGAACTGAAGAGCCAAAAATCAGCAAAAAAATGAACTTTGCTTACGAAGAAAAGCATGAGCAAGGTTTCGTTATCATTTATGGTGTAGCCAGCAAAGGTAAAAAAAGCAAAAGATTTGGTCCTATTGGTGTAATGAGCGCTGGTAGCCCTGTAGTAGGTGTAGCTACTACCAGCCGTTTGGTTAAAAATCCCGTAGATGGTATTTCTAACGCTGCTGGTAAAAGCCCATTTGCTTACGCTCAGGATGGTTGGACAAAAGAAAGTGATAAAACTACTTCTTACAACATCAACTTTGAGCAAGGAAGCGCTCGCGTAACCGCCACCACTGGTGACAATAAAAATACAATTGATCTTGCCAAAGCTGCTTTCAAAGCAATGGCTTCTCAGTTTGAAAACGTTGATAACATCCCTGAGTTCAAAGCAAATGGGGCAAGCTCTCACTCTCCTGAAGGACGTGTAGCCATCAACCAAAACTTGCCAGGTCAGCGTTCAAGCGCAGTTGGTAATCAAATGAAGATGATGATGAAAGCTTTTGATTATGGTAAGAAAGTAAAGAAGTTTGACTTTCAGTTTGATAACAAAACTTTGGAAGCTACCTGGCCAGAATTCAAAACTTTGGTACAAGGAAGTTCTTTGAACGATGACCAAAAGACTGAGGTAGTAGGTATCGTAGACGGAAGCGGTGGATTTGTAGAAAAAGAAAAGAAACTACAAGGCCTTGCTTACTACAATACAATGATGGACGAGATTTACCCAAAAATGCGTTACGCAAAAATGGACATCACTGTGCCAGGTACTACTAAGTCTAAAGCTGACATGGAGAACATGTTGGATAAAATTGTAAAAGGAGAAGAGCCAGCAGACAAATTGACTGAGACTGAGTTCTTGTATATGGCTGCCAACAACCCTAACTACACCAACCGTGTAAAATGGTTAGAAAAAGCAGTAACTAAATATGATACCTGGAAAGTAAACAACAACTTGGGTGCTGCTTACTTAGATGTAGCCTTATTGACCAAAGACAACTCTTATGTTGATAAAGCATTGGCTTCTTTTGAAAAGGCAAAAGGTAAAAAAGAATCAGGTGAGATTTACTACAACATGGGAATGGCTTACTTGATGAAAGGTGACAACGCCAAAGCAGAAGAGTCTTTTAAGAAAGCCGTAGAAATAGGAGCGGGTGACAACCCTGCGATGACTGGATTGTTGAATGGAATCAAAGGTTACTATGCGATTCAGCAGGCTACTTCTCGCGACGATGGCAAATACAAAGAAGCTTATGAGTTGTTAGCCAGTGCAGCCAGTACTGTACCTAACTATTTCAACAAAGGTTTGGCTTACTTGTTAGAAGCCAACGACTACGAGCAAGCAAAGGCTTCGTTCAATGCTGCGGCAAAAATGAATGATAAAGATGCCACTACTTTCTATGCATTGGCAGTAGTAGCTGCTCGTCAGGGCAACGAAGGAGAGCTTACTCAAAACTTGAAAAAAGCAGTAGAATTGAAGAGTGACTTGAAGGCAAAAGCGTTGAAAGATGCAGAATTCTTTAAGTACAAAACCAAGGCTTCATTTATGGATGCTATCAAGTAA
- a CDS encoding CatB-related O-acetyltransferase, which produces MQGPDPNTVYPLTHYDRLCFLKNIIKNPHIIVGDYTYYDDFENVENFEKNVKYHFDFMGDQLIIGKFCMVASDVQFIMNGANHLTDAISTYPFAVFGSGWEGAMEGKNYPSKGNISIGNDVWLGYKATIMAGVTIGDGAIVGSHAVVTKDVPPYAIVGGNPAKEIRLRFAPEVVSQLLKIQWWNWDLEKITRNVHLLTSNDAEALNSCK; this is translated from the coding sequence ATGCAAGGACCCGACCCTAACACCGTGTATCCATTGACACATTATGACCGTTTGTGTTTTTTGAAAAACATTATTAAAAACCCCCACATCATAGTGGGTGACTATACTTATTATGATGATTTTGAGAATGTAGAAAACTTTGAAAAAAATGTAAAGTATCATTTTGATTTTATGGGTGACCAACTCATTATTGGGAAGTTTTGTATGGTAGCTTCCGACGTACAGTTTATTATGAACGGAGCCAATCATCTGACTGATGCTATATCTACTTACCCATTTGCTGTTTTTGGCAGTGGGTGGGAAGGAGCAATGGAAGGTAAAAACTACCCTAGTAAAGGCAACATCTCCATTGGCAATGATGTGTGGTTGGGGTATAAAGCCACCATAATGGCAGGAGTAACTATTGGCGATGGAGCTATCGTTGGTAGTCACGCAGTTGTCACCAAAGATGTGCCACCTTATGCTATAGTAGGAGGCAATCCGGCAAAAGAAATTCGCCTCCGTTTTGCTCCGGAAGTAGTCAGCCAATTGTTGAAAATACAATGGTGGAATTGGGATTTGGAAAAAATTACCCGAAATGTTCATTTATTGACTAGCAACGATGCAGAAGCATTGAATAGTTGCAAATAA
- a CDS encoding slipin family protein yields the protein MKFRFKLHYKKQVWPNHKGYLYINQKFDRTVESGVYKFSKFSDNVVDIYPIPMVNQWISIVNQEVLTQDNISLRVSYEIEFKVTDYGAFRPYANLSTGNAYNTNIFTNINLQIRNIAQTLVRNTLASAQSELLNEQRGELLGNLKHNIQQQLVNQGVEITQVLLNNIMFPKKIQELFAQQLEANIRAKADLDKARTQVATARALKNAADLMSDNENIKFLKMMETITQIAASGKHTFMIGGELYQPSDKK from the coding sequence GTGAAATTTAGATTTAAACTGCATTATAAAAAACAAGTGTGGCCCAATCATAAAGGCTACTTGTATATCAATCAGAAGTTTGATCGTACAGTAGAATCAGGAGTGTATAAATTCTCCAAATTCTCGGACAATGTTGTTGACATTTATCCAATACCAATGGTTAATCAATGGATTTCGATAGTAAACCAGGAGGTGCTCACTCAAGATAACATCTCATTGCGTGTGTCTTACGAAATAGAGTTTAAAGTTACAGATTATGGAGCATTTCGTCCCTACGCAAATTTGTCAACAGGCAACGCGTATAATACAAACATATTTACAAATATCAATCTGCAAATAAGAAATATAGCCCAAACATTGGTGCGTAACACATTGGCAAGTGCTCAAAGTGAGTTGCTCAACGAACAGCGTGGAGAACTATTAGGCAACTTAAAACACAATATTCAGCAACAACTGGTTAATCAGGGAGTGGAGATAACCCAAGTTTTGCTGAATAATATTATGTTTCCTAAAAAGATACAAGAGCTGTTTGCTCAACAACTAGAGGCAAATATTCGCGCCAAAGCCGATTTAGACAAAGCGCGCACTCAGGTGGCTACGGCAAGAGCTTTGAAAAATGCGGCTGACTTGATGAGTGATAACGAAAACATCAAGTTTTTGAAAATGATGGAAACAATTACCCAAATTGCTGCTTCGGGCAAGCATACCTTTATGATAGGCGGGGAGCTGTACCAGCCAAGCGACAAAAAATAA
- the coaBC gene encoding bifunctional phosphopantothenoylcysteine decarboxylase/phosphopantothenate--cysteine ligase CoaBC: MLKGKKILLSVSGSIAAYKSALLTRLLVKEGAEVKIIMTEAAQGFITPLTLSTLSKNPVLSDFVKDKTGTWNNHVDLGLWADVMLIAPATANVLAKCAHGVCDNLLQATYLSARCPVLFAPAMDLDMYQHPSTQNNLKLLQAFGNTVIPSEHGELASGLVGQGRMAEPEHIVAFLTSIFAQEQPLAGIKAIVTAGPTYEAIDPVRYIGNHSTGKMGYAIAERLAEQGAEVTLVSGPSKLSLIHPRVNIVRVTSAQQMFEATRAQFDQSRAVVLAAAVADFTPKTVANQKIKKKEGQEGMQIELVRTVDIAQTLGAIKRNDQVITGFAMETQDELANANRKLEKKNFDMIVLNSLNEKGAGFGHDTNKVTIIERGKDAVNQLPLKSKKEVASDIVKLIETKLKGN, encoded by the coding sequence ATGCTGAAAGGTAAAAAAATACTGTTGTCAGTAAGCGGAAGCATAGCCGCTTACAAGTCAGCCTTATTAACCCGATTGTTAGTAAAAGAAGGTGCAGAAGTGAAAATTATTATGACCGAAGCAGCTCAAGGTTTTATCACTCCTCTTACTTTGTCTACCCTCTCCAAAAATCCAGTATTGTCAGATTTTGTAAAAGACAAAACCGGAACTTGGAACAATCACGTAGATTTAGGACTTTGGGCTGATGTAATGCTGATAGCACCTGCCACTGCCAATGTGTTGGCAAAGTGTGCTCATGGGGTGTGCGATAACCTTTTGCAGGCTACCTATCTTTCGGCAAGGTGTCCGGTGTTGTTTGCCCCGGCTATGGATCTTGACATGTACCAGCATCCCTCTACTCAAAATAACCTTAAGCTTTTACAAGCTTTTGGCAACACCGTTATTCCTTCCGAGCATGGCGAGCTTGCCAGTGGGTTGGTAGGGCAAGGACGAATGGCAGAACCTGAGCATATTGTGGCTTTTTTGACTTCTATATTTGCCCAAGAACAACCTCTGGCAGGCATTAAAGCTATAGTAACTGCAGGCCCTACTTATGAAGCTATAGACCCAGTGCGTTATATTGGAAACCATTCTACTGGTAAAATGGGGTACGCAATTGCTGAGCGCCTTGCCGAACAAGGCGCAGAGGTTACGCTGGTAAGCGGACCAAGTAAGTTGAGCCTCATCCATCCCAGAGTAAATATAGTAAGGGTAACCTCAGCCCAACAAATGTTTGAAGCTACCCGTGCACAATTTGACCAATCAAGGGCCGTTGTATTGGCAGCAGCAGTAGCCGATTTTACCCCAAAAACTGTGGCAAACCAAAAAATCAAGAAGAAAGAAGGGCAGGAGGGAATGCAAATTGAGCTGGTGCGTACAGTAGATATTGCCCAAACCCTAGGAGCTATTAAACGAAATGACCAGGTGATTACAGGCTTTGCTATGGAAACCCAGGATGAGTTAGCAAATGCCAATCGCAAGTTGGAAAAGAAAAACTTTGATATGATAGTACTAAATTCTTTAAATGAAAAAGGGGCAGGTTTTGGGCATGACACCAACAAGGTTACTATTATAGAAAGAGGTAAAGATGCTGTAAATCAGTTGCCTTTGAAGTCTAAAAAAGAAGTTGCGAGTGATATTGTGAAATTGATAGAGACAAAACTAAAGGGCAATTAA
- a CDS encoding MBL fold metallo-hydrolase: MKSLLLICSVFITALTACHRSSTNTTTKQTQPNNTQPTPVKAQQYLVVLGIAQDAGYPQAGCTKDCCKDVWQNTHKKKLAVSLGVVDQQEGKKWMIEATPDFREQLQVLNKFQASKSMLPQGIFLTHGHIGHYSGLIHLGREAIGAQGVSVYVMPRMRQYLTNNGPWSQLVNLKNIHLQPIQADSSLQLSQQIQITPIQVPHRGEFTETVGYQIKGSKKTVLFIPDINKWQKWELKLTEVIKTIDIALIDGTFYKNGEIANRDMSQIPHPFVEETTALLKDMPTSEKSKVYFIHLNHTNPLINPDSKERKEVNKQGFNIAQEGQIIRLDQ; this comes from the coding sequence ATGAAGTCATTACTACTTATTTGCTCTGTATTTATTACAGCCCTGACTGCCTGCCATCGCTCCTCTACCAATACTACAACAAAACAAACCCAACCAAATAATACTCAACCAACGCCTGTCAAAGCTCAACAATACTTGGTAGTGCTTGGCATAGCACAAGACGCAGGGTATCCACAGGCAGGTTGTACTAAAGATTGTTGTAAAGATGTATGGCAAAACACTCACAAGAAAAAACTTGCCGTAAGCCTGGGGGTTGTAGACCAACAAGAAGGCAAAAAGTGGATGATAGAAGCTACCCCTGATTTTCGTGAACAATTACAGGTATTGAATAAGTTTCAGGCTTCAAAGTCTATGCTTCCTCAGGGCATTTTCCTTACCCACGGTCACATAGGACACTATAGTGGACTTATACACTTGGGAAGAGAAGCCATAGGAGCCCAAGGAGTATCGGTATACGTTATGCCACGAATGAGGCAATACCTCACCAATAATGGTCCCTGGAGTCAATTAGTGAATTTGAAAAACATTCATCTCCAACCTATTCAGGCAGACTCCAGCCTTCAGTTAAGCCAACAAATCCAAATCACGCCTATACAAGTGCCTCATCGTGGTGAGTTTACCGAAACAGTGGGGTATCAAATAAAGGGTAGTAAAAAAACAGTGTTGTTTATTCCTGATATTAATAAATGGCAAAAGTGGGAGCTAAAATTGACAGAAGTAATTAAAACAATAGACATTGCTTTAATTGATGGTACTTTTTATAAAAATGGTGAAATAGCGAACCGCGATATGTCACAAATTCCTCATCCATTTGTAGAAGAAACCACCGCTTTGTTGAAAGATATGCCTACCTCAGAAAAATCTAAAGTTTATTTTATTCACCTCAACCATACCAATCCATTGATCAACCCTGATAGTAAAGAAAGAAAAGAAGTAAACAAACAGGGGTTTAATATAGCACAGGAGGGGCAAATCATTCGTTTAGATCAATGA
- a CDS encoding aldo/keto reductase — MKYNQLGRSSLQVSQIAFGCMSLQSTQAQPVRVVREALDLGINFFDTADLYEQGKNEILLGRALGQKRQEVIIATKVGNQWNAEGTAWNWNPRKDYIITAIENSLKRLSTDYIDLYQLHGGTIDDPIDEVIEAFEQLKTHGKIRAYGISSIRPNVIREYVSRSNIDSVMMQYSLLDRRPEETCLDLLYQRQVSVITRGSLAKGLLAGKSAQSYLDHSTTVIQNVAATIQKIGSKNQITPALTACQYVLQKPVVASAVVGFRTNEQLRDCTNGNQVPALTTDDYAMLQNSVAPSQYTAHR, encoded by the coding sequence ATGAAATATAATCAATTAGGGCGCTCGAGCCTGCAAGTAAGCCAAATAGCTTTTGGGTGTATGTCGTTACAAAGTACGCAAGCCCAACCAGTACGTGTTGTAAGAGAAGCCTTAGACTTGGGGATTAATTTTTTTGATACTGCCGATTTATACGAGCAAGGTAAAAATGAAATTTTACTAGGCCGTGCCTTGGGGCAAAAACGCCAAGAAGTAATTATTGCTACCAAAGTAGGCAATCAGTGGAATGCAGAAGGCACTGCCTGGAACTGGAACCCACGTAAAGACTACATCATCACCGCCATAGAAAATAGCCTAAAGCGTCTTAGTACTGATTATATAGACTTATACCAACTGCATGGAGGTACTATAGACGACCCCATAGATGAGGTAATAGAAGCGTTTGAGCAATTGAAAACCCACGGTAAAATAAGGGCTTATGGTATTTCGTCTATTCGTCCTAATGTAATCAGAGAATATGTAAGCCGCTCGAATATTGACAGTGTAATGATGCAATATAGTTTACTCGATCGTCGCCCTGAAGAAACTTGCTTAGACTTACTCTACCAGCGTCAGGTATCAGTAATTACCCGTGGATCGCTTGCTAAAGGCTTGCTTGCAGGCAAATCTGCTCAGTCGTATTTAGATCATTCAACAACAGTTATACAAAATGTGGCGGCAACAATACAAAAAATAGGGAGTAAAAATCAGATAACCCCAGCCCTTACAGCTTGTCAATATGTGTTGCAAAAACCTGTGGTGGCTTCAGCAGTAGTGGGGTTTCGCACCAATGAGCAACTAAGAGATTGCACTAATGGAAACCAAGTGCCTGCTTTGACAACAGACGATTATGCAATGCTGCAAAATAGTGTGGCTCCCAGCCAGTATACCGCTCACCGATAA
- a CDS encoding class I SAM-dependent methyltransferase encodes MKKASTDIYDPQYVKGMFDRMSKTYGTANYLSSFGFTERWRRQCISDLPPIGSQAKGYDLMSGMGEAWGVIQRKVGSQGQIIAVDISDEMNRKAGERLQQLKVKNITLQPLDVLQGELKGNSVDFVVSTFGIKTFNVVQQQRLAQQIAHVLAPGGAFALIEISKPNSWLLKPFYMFYLKVIIPFIGRVFLGNATDYQMLGKYCSDFGDARQFHRFLLEAGLDAHFKTYFFGCATGVFGTKQLSFSS; translated from the coding sequence ATGAAGAAGGCTTCTACCGATATTTATGATCCACAATATGTCAAAGGCATGTTTGATCGTATGTCTAAGACCTATGGTACTGCCAACTATTTGTCTTCTTTTGGCTTTACCGAAAGGTGGCGGCGGCAGTGTATCAGTGATTTGCCGCCCATTGGTTCTCAGGCCAAAGGCTATGACCTCATGTCGGGCATGGGAGAAGCCTGGGGGGTGATTCAACGCAAAGTAGGTAGTCAGGGGCAGATTATCGCGGTAGACATTTCAGACGAAATGAACCGAAAAGCGGGTGAACGTCTACAGCAACTCAAGGTGAAAAATATAACCCTCCAACCACTTGATGTATTACAAGGTGAACTGAAGGGTAATTCAGTCGATTTTGTAGTGTCTACTTTTGGTATCAAAACCTTCAACGTTGTCCAACAACAGCGGCTCGCCCAGCAAATAGCCCATGTATTGGCACCAGGTGGGGCTTTTGCCCTTATAGAAATATCAAAACCCAACAGTTGGTTGCTGAAACCTTTTTATATGTTTTACCTCAAAGTAATTATTCCATTCATTGGGAGGGTGTTTTTGGGCAATGCGACCGATTATCAAATGTTGGGTAAATATTGCAGCGACTTTGGTGATGCCCGTCAGTTTCATCGTTTTTTACTTGAAGCCGGACTAGATGCGCATTTTAAGACTTATTTTTTTGGTTGTGCTACAGGAGTGTTTGGCACAAAGCAGTTATCTTTTAGTAGTTAA
- a CDS encoding DUF3592 domain-containing protein encodes MSAYRRVSYVGVVLFILGGGVAIYGFTFWQKTQNLKKNGIRTKGTVYEIGSKAIYRFPFVKFTTKKDEEIRFRSKLEVNVDLFNYKIGQEVDVIYHKYNPHNARIDKFWENNMAELYLTLLGVIIMFVGLMVRWFFIRKVRRQARY; translated from the coding sequence ATGAGCGCATACAGACGAGTATCTTATGTAGGAGTTGTGTTGTTTATTTTAGGAGGTGGAGTAGCCATCTATGGCTTTACGTTTTGGCAAAAAACCCAGAACCTGAAAAAAAATGGTATTAGAACGAAAGGCACAGTATATGAGATAGGCTCCAAGGCAATTTACCGCTTTCCTTTTGTGAAGTTTACAACCAAAAAAGACGAAGAAATCAGATTTAGAAGTAAACTGGAAGTAAACGTAGACTTGTTTAATTATAAAATAGGTCAGGAGGTAGATGTAATTTATCACAAATACAACCCTCACAATGCCCGTATAGATAAATTTTGGGAAAATAACATGGCCGAACTTTACCTGACTCTACTTGGGGTTATTATAATGTTTGTAGGTCTAATGGTGCGTTGGTTTTTTATTCGTAAAGTACGTAGACAAGCCCGCTATTAG
- a CDS encoding translocation/assembly module TamB domain-containing protein yields the protein MLFLKKIVLFVVFTAFIVSCAKKENVAPAKVKQSQKSGELKTVLDNAQANPNARTSGAIQLGIPFEIGLDDIRYSLDARFVIRLDNVQDARCPKGMMCVRAGGAKVSFSAYQGQYFNFDLETVNVLPTSAPVQRTFNGYTLKLIDVNPYPAVNIKFPKSAYKATLVLTKDAAPVKVVLNTPFELKLGANARFRNGAIDLEFKEVMEDSRCPEGTNCISAGRVKLLFVANNDQKMDLTLEAGKPQLARFDYQGFTIELLKVVPYPVAGTTNQGIYKATLVITQSPSFGNEFEMSYGTTVNIKDFDLTFNEVEDSRCPEGAQCIWAGNVKVNFKVGGFGFTLTKEAGKPELAQTTINDYVVKLVEVTPYPSVGTTINKANYRAKVIVTKAN from the coding sequence ATGTTATTTTTAAAGAAAATTGTATTATTTGTAGTTTTTACTGCTTTTATAGTAAGCTGTGCTAAAAAAGAGAATGTAGCCCCTGCTAAGGTAAAGCAATCACAAAAATCAGGTGAGTTAAAAACCGTTTTGGACAATGCTCAGGCAAACCCAAATGCCAGAACAAGTGGGGCGATTCAACTAGGTATTCCTTTTGAGATTGGATTAGATGACATTCGCTATTCATTGGATGCAAGATTTGTGATTCGTCTTGATAATGTACAAGATGCAAGATGTCCAAAAGGTATGATGTGTGTACGCGCTGGTGGAGCTAAAGTATCGTTTTCGGCTTACCAAGGTCAGTATTTTAATTTTGATCTTGAAACTGTAAACGTATTGCCTACCTCTGCACCTGTACAGAGAACTTTTAATGGTTATACTTTAAAGCTGATAGATGTAAACCCTTATCCGGCAGTGAATATAAAGTTTCCAAAAAGCGCCTACAAAGCCACTTTAGTACTTACCAAAGATGCAGCACCTGTAAAAGTTGTTTTAAATACTCCTTTCGAGTTGAAGTTGGGAGCAAATGCCAGGTTTAGAAATGGCGCAATCGACCTTGAATTCAAAGAGGTAATGGAAGATAGCAGATGCCCAGAGGGAACCAACTGTATATCTGCTGGCAGAGTAAAATTGTTGTTTGTTGCCAATAATGACCAAAAAATGGATTTAACTCTTGAAGCAGGTAAACCTCAGTTGGCAAGGTTTGACTACCAAGGTTTTACCATCGAACTATTAAAAGTAGTACCTTACCCAGTAGCAGGTACAACAAACCAAGGTATATACAAGGCTACCCTTGTTATTACCCAATCACCTTCTTTTGGTAACGAGTTTGAAATGAGCTATGGAACTACTGTCAACATCAAGGATTTTGATCTTACCTTCAACGAGGTAGAAGATAGCAGATGTCCTGAAGGTGCACAGTGCATTTGGGCAGGCAATGTAAAAGTAAACTTCAAAGTAGGTGGGTTTGGATTTACATTGACTAAAGAAGCTGGAAAACCTGAGTTGGCTCAGACCACTATCAATGACTATGTAGTTAAGTTGGTAGAAGTAACCCCTTACCCTAGTGTAGGTACTACCATCAACAAAGCCAATTATAGAGCAAAAGTAATAGTAACTAAAGCTAACTAA
- a CDS encoding NHLP bacteriocin system secretion protein — translation MADTKKQVFREKALERLSSPDNIQELVQVTSTRSWLALIALGGLIFALLLWSFFGELPKTVRGKGILIQSGGIADITSMGSGIVGQVLVREGESVSKNDTIAIVAQPELRLQIENAQEKLTYLKEKRNRIINYTIKSARKKQLLKAKYALEDNEQGKIKRLLKQQELKFKNLELLLQRKRIPKAEVDKAHLIYLTTKTRYDSLETVLQRYNQQIFALPGVKDQELETLESDINDLRGNISEMNVKFNLLTYIKSSYEGKVIELMAKKGQLVEQGAPIISLEVEDHKYEGLEAVIYIPPEDGKKVAQGMEVKIAPTTVKIEETGYIKGKVVQVSGYPSTKYGMTRILGNQELVQAFTGQDPPIAVFVALEQDSTAYSGYVWTTQRSPEIKINAGTLCSANIIIKKEKPIGLLIPGLSN, via the coding sequence ATGGCTGACACAAAAAAACAGGTTTTTCGGGAAAAGGCTTTAGAACGCTTGTCTTCGCCCGATAACATACAAGAGTTGGTACAGGTGACATCTACCCGTAGTTGGTTGGCTCTGATTGCCTTGGGTGGGCTTATCTTTGCCTTGTTGTTGTGGAGTTTCTTTGGTGAGCTACCCAAAACTGTCAGGGGTAAGGGCATATTGATTCAATCGGGAGGCATTGCTGACATTACTTCTATGGGCTCAGGTATTGTAGGCCAGGTATTGGTGCGCGAAGGTGAAAGTGTTTCTAAGAATGACACCATTGCCATTGTAGCACAACCAGAACTAAGACTGCAAATAGAAAACGCTCAAGAAAAGCTGACCTACCTGAAAGAAAAGCGTAACCGAATTATCAATTATACCATAAAATCAGCCAGGAAAAAACAGCTACTGAAGGCAAAGTATGCATTGGAAGACAACGAACAGGGCAAAATCAAGCGGTTGCTCAAGCAGCAAGAGTTGAAGTTTAAAAACCTGGAGTTGTTACTACAGAGGAAGCGTATACCCAAAGCCGAAGTAGACAAAGCACACTTGATTTATCTGACCACTAAAACCCGTTACGACTCATTAGAAACAGTGTTACAGCGTTATAACCAACAAATTTTTGCCTTGCCAGGGGTAAAAGACCAAGAGTTGGAAACACTAGAGTCAGATATAAATGACTTGAGAGGGAATATCAGTGAAATGAACGTAAAGTTTAATCTACTGACTTACATCAAAAGCTCTTACGAAGGCAAAGTGATAGAGTTGATGGCAAAAAAAGGCCAGCTTGTAGAGCAGGGGGCGCCTATTATAAGTCTTGAGGTAGAAGACCATAAGTACGAAGGTTTGGAAGCTGTGATTTATATTCCGCCCGAAGACGGTAAAAAAGTAGCTCAAGGGATGGAAGTAAAAATAGCTCCCACTACAGTCAAAATAGAAGAAACTGGTTACATCAAAGGTAAAGTAGTACAAGTGTCGGGTTACCCTTCTACCAAATATGGTATGACCCGTATCTTGGGTAATCAGGAGTTGGTGCAGGCATTTACTGGACAAGACCCTCCAATTGCGGTGTTTGTAGCTTTAGAGCAGGACTCTACTGCTTATAGTGGTTATGTATGGACCACCCAAAGATCACCTGAAATCAAGATCAATGCAGGAACCTTGTGTTCGGCAAATATTATCATTAAAAAAGAAAAACCTATAGGCTTGCTCATCCCTGGTTTGAGCAATTAA